In Portunus trituberculatus isolate SZX2019 chromosome 10, ASM1759143v1, whole genome shotgun sequence, one genomic interval encodes:
- the LOC123502170 gene encoding calpain-D-like produces the protein MGLGFGMARGGSVPSQEDTPHATPTATAAAATTDTTHQALRPQNHNTDSDNTPTATPTRRLLRHSASCESRSERGESERKKRQGIRKSDSLGVGCTKWPCHACRFLNLASTDQCVICARWKTRQPLQSSQVGSSSQRWSVVGAASATQGTPTRAASNARDKWTCRNCKFLNVCHASECIICGTRGESSGGECLALVPRELLSPAGAGQHGPPSRQALQRVFAAAAAMSSSPGLLSAAPPVKLSWKCPRCRHYNSAHSATCSSCVKLVGHGSGGAVGVAAVAPVEEVEGRLMVENSLYFLGNSAAAAAATAADTASAVGCPEAECNRSPKRQVPSGPALRCSKLSRSEAAAVPLAPPGRHPGPELDANSNPSVGEGEEGGEGGGEAWACKRCTLRNPQEFESCEVCDAPRRPNIPTTLPRRPAASPTDVLNGNCGPAEQRGPIRKSCSDTANLNVADSLAKFVAGRLTSPTEPPTMSGPAQPSEAPEAAAPMVVDLTRPAVPVLVDLTRPGALRGKEEEEEEEEKEEEYSLAEADMWACAFCSFAYNPSWSESCDVCGGQRQSRGAPDSPSAEQAKNREVLSQGLQEDFQLLTTDLREAGADSPDQAWTCIKCTLVNSGSENACRACGGSKLKSIGYVEDATLKRGECWSCVVCTLKNPIFARRCKACKARVDGTGGTRDKLSAEAKARDAARPKSEHLTGPGWSLPAQKSPSLQRISLEAGGAEGFPPPSQDNQNGGAEAAAAATAAAAAAVVAGAVAPARPGGNGAIPKTRPTSPPATQESGGARAVSPPASSPPPPRLALPRPTPSSWSCGACTFSNSASAVSCSMCGSSPTLGDVAGPWPGPGATHRGQSELMDVLREMEVQDALHRWTRIVHYCRQNQHPFVDDSFPPVPRSLFFNATDKNESRVTQWLRPHEILTDSTDNRNVKWAVFRTPLPSDISQGVLGNCWLLSALAVLAERDDLVKKIMVTRDFCPEGVYQVRLCKAGRWVTVIVDDLLPCDRHGRLVYSQAKRRQLWVPLIEKAVAKVHGCYEALVSGRAIEGLATLTGAPCESLPLQAASSPHEDDIDEDLIWAQLLSSRAAGFLMGASCGGGNMKVVDEEYKSQGLRPRHAYSVLDVQDIGGLRLLRLRNPWGHYSWRGDWCDESPLWTTELKEKLLPQGGSDGVFWISFQDVLKYFDCIDICKVHSHWSEVRVTGSLPTLADRRALTPTLITVLEPTEVEFTLFQEGHRNSENSQRSPLDLCVVLFRTTASSTPTVGALVKHSKRQVRGFVGCHAMLEPGSYIAVCLAFNHWHTGLDVSDGYPGYVLAIHSSKRVAVEQITALPSLLADSLVNLCLAKGQRHEGRQGMTVYYLTKGWAGLVVMVENRHPDKCIQVMCDCRESYNVVSTRAQLKTVDSVPPLHRQVIIVLTQLESSGGFSIAHRLTHRPSHSAGLHDWGPPGTNHDPAIDGLTHGLHSPRPI, from the exons ATGGG gCTGGGGTTTGGAATGGCAAGAGGGGGAAGCGTGCCTAGCCAAGAAGACACACCACACGCCACCCcgaccgccaccgccgctgctgccaccaccgaTACCACACACCAGGCACTGCGACCCCAAAACCACAACACCGACAGCGACAACACCCCCACAGCCACACCCACACGCAGGCTTCTCCGCCACTCCGCGTCCTGTGAGAGTCgaagtgagagaggggagagtgagaggaagaagcgcCAAGGCATAAGGAAGAGTGACTCGCTAGGTGTGGGATGTACAAAGTGGCCGTGTCATGCCTGTAGGTTTCTCAATCTTGCCTCCACCGACCAGTGTGTGATCTGCGCGCGATGGAAGACTCGTCAGCCTCTCCAG TCATCCCAGGTCGGGTCAAGCAGTCAGCGGTGGTCAGTGGTGGGAGCAGCGTCCGCCACTCAGGGCACCCCCACCAGGGCCGCCTCTAACGCCAGGGACAAGTGGACATGTCGCAACTGCAA GTTCCTCAACGTGTGCCATGCCAGCGAGTGTATCATCTGCGGCACTCGCGGTGAGAGCAGCGGCGGCGAGTGCCTGGCCCTGGTGCCGAGGGAGCTGCTGAGCCCTGCCGGCGCTGGCCAGCATGGCCCCCCCTCGCGGCAGGCCCTGCAGCGGGTGtttgcggcggcggcggccatGAGCTCCTCTCCCGGTCTGCTGTCAGCTGCCCCGCCTGTCAAGCTCTCCTGGAAGTGCCCGCGGTGCCGCCACTACAACTCGGCCCACAGCgccacctgctcctcctgcgTGAAGCTGGTGGGGCACGGCAGCGGTGGGGCCGTGGGGGTGGCCGCCGTGGCCCcggtagaggaggtggagggccgTCTCATGGTGGAGAACAGCCTCTACTTCCTTGGCAACagtgccgctgccgctgccgccactgCCGCAGACACTGCGTCGGCTGTGGGGTGCCCCGAGGCGGAGTGCAACCGCTCTCCCAAGCGGCAGGTGCCGAGCGGCCCCGCCCTGCGGTGCTCCAAGCTGAGCCGCTCCGAGGCAGCCGCCGTCCCGCTCGCACCGCCCGGCCGCCACCCCGGCCCTGAGCTGGACGCCAACAGCAACCCCAGTGttggtgagggggaggagggaggggagggagggggggaagccTGGGCCTGCAAGCGGTGCACCCTCAGGAACCCACAGGAGTTTGAGTCGTGCGAGGTGTGCGATGCCCCGCGCCGCCCCAACATCCCCACCACGCTGCCCCGCCGGCCTGCCGCCAGCCCCACGGACGTGCTCAATGGCAACTGTGGCCCTGCAGAGCAGCGTGGCCCCATCAGAAAGTCCTGCAGCGACACGGCCAACCTGAACGTGGCCGACTCTCTCGCTAAGTTTGTGGCGGGAAGACTCACTTCCCCCACTGAGCCCCCAACCATGTCCGGCCCCGCCCAGCCCAGCGAGGCCCCGGAGGCCGCAGCCCCCATGGTGGTGGACCTGACGCGCCCCGCGGTCCCGGTGCTAGTGGACTTGACTCGCCCGGGTGCCCTGcggggcaaggaggaggaggaggaggaggaggaaaaggaggaggagtactccCTGGCAGAGGCGGACATGTGGGCGTGTGCGTTCTGCTCCTTCGCCTACAACCCGTCGTGGTCCGAGAGTTGTGATGTGTGCGGCGGCCAGCGGCAGTCCCGGGGTGCCCCGGACTCCCCCTCGGCAGAGCAGGCCAAGAACAGGGAGGTGCTGAGCCAGGGCCTGCAGGAAGACTTCCAGCTGTTGACCACCGACCTGCGGGAGGCGGGGGCCGACTCCCCGGACCAGGCCTGGACCTGCATCAAGTGCACGCTGGTCAACTCCGGCTCGGAGAACGCCTGCCGTGCCTGCGGCGGCTCCAAGCTGAAGAGCATCGGCTACGTGGAGGACGCCACACTGAAGCGCGGCGAGTGCTGGAGCTGCGTGGTGTGCACCCTCAAGAACCCTATCTTTGCCCGCCGCTGCAAGGCATGCAAGGCGCGCGTCGACGGCACCGGTGGCACTCGGGACAAGCTCAGCGCCGAGGCAAAGGCCCGTGACGCCGCCCGCCCCAAGTCTGAGCACCTCACCGGCCCAGGCTGGAGTCTGCCAGCCCAGAAGTCCCCCAGCCTGCAGCGCATCAGCCTGGAGGCTGGCGGGGCAGAGGGCTTCCCCCCGCCTTCCCAGGACAATCAAAATGGCGGGGCagaggcagcggcggcagcaacagctgcagcagcggcagcagtagtGGCGGGGGCAGTGGCACCTGCCCGTCCTGGAGGCAATGGGGCCATTCCCAAGACACGCCCCACCTCTCCCCCGGCAACACAGGAGTCTGGTGGTGCCCGGGCTGTGTCTCCACCGGCCAGCAGCCCCCCGCCACCCCGGCtggccctgccccgccccaccccatcCTCCTGGAGCTGCGGGGCGTGTACCTTCAGCAACAGTGCCTCCGCCGTGTCCTGCTCCATGTGcggctcctcccccacccttgGGGACGTGGCAGGACCATGGCCAGGGCCGGGAGCCACCCACCGCGGCCAGTCAGAGCTGATGGACGTCCTGAGGGAGATGGAGGTGCAGGACGCCCTCCACCGCTGGACACGCATTGTGCACTACTGCAGACAG AACCAGCACCCCTTCGTGGACGACTCGTTCCCCCCCGTGCCGCGCTCTCTATTCTTCAACGCCACTGATAAGAACGAGTCCAGAGTGACCCAGTGGCTGCGACCTCATGAAATTCTGACGGACTCCACAGACAACAGGAATGTCAAGTGGGCTGTTTTCCGCACCCCACTGCCCTCTGACATatcacaag GGGTGCTGGGTAACTGCTGGCTGCTGAGTGCCCTGGCGGTGCTGGCGGAGCGGGACGACCTGGTGAAGAAGATCATGGTGACCCGAGACTTCTGCCCAGAGGGAGTGTATCAG GTCAGACTGTGCAAGGCGGGTCGGTGGGTGACGGTCATCGTGGACGACCTACTTCCCTGTGACCGCCATGGCAGGCTGGTGTACTCGCAGGCCAAGCGGCGCCAGCTGTGGGTGCCGCTCATTGAGAAGGCAGTGGCCAAGGTGCACGGCTGCTACGAGGCACTGGTGTCCGGCCGGGCCATTGAGGGCCTGGCCACTCTCACCGGGGCGCCCTGTGAGAGCCTTcccctgcag gCTGCCTCGTCCCCTCATGAAGATGACATAGATGAGGATCTGATCTGGGCGCAGCTCCTCAGTTCCCGTGCCGCTGGGTTCCTGATGGGGGCGTCCTGTGGTGGGGGCAACATGAAGGTGGTGGATGAAGAGTACAAGAGTCAGGGGTTGAGGCCAAG ACATGCCTACTCAGTGCTGGACGTGCAGGACATCGGGGGCCTGCGTCTGCTGCGGCTGAGGAACCCCTGGGGGCACTACTCCTGGCGGGGGGACTGGTGCGATGAGTCTCCCCTGTGGACCACTGAGCTGAAGGAGAAGCTGCTGCCACaaggaggaagtgatggagtCTTCTGGATCTCGTTTCAGGATGTGttgaa GTACTTTGACTGCATAGACATCTGCAAGGTACACAGCCACTGGTCCGAGGTGCGGGTGACTGGTTCGCTGCCCACCCTGGCGGACCGACGCGccctcacacccacactcatCACCGTGCTGGAGCCGACTGAGGTGGAGTTCACACTGTTCCAGGAAGGCCACAG GAACTCGGAGAACTCACAGCGTTCCCCCCTGGacctgtgtgtggtgttgttccGCACCACAGCGTCATCCACCCCCACCGTGGGCGCGCTGGTCAAGCACTCCAAGCGACAAGTGCGGGGCTTTGTAGGCTGCCATGCCATGCTGGAGCCCGGATCATACATCGCTGTGTGTCTCGCCTTCAACCACTGGCATACTG gTCTGGATGTGTCTGACGGCTACCCAGGGTATGTGTTGGCCATTCACAGCAGCAAACGTGTGGCTGTGGAGCAGATCACGGCCCTCCCCTCCCTGCTGGCCGACTCCCTGGTGAACCTGTGCCTGGCCAAGGGACAGAGACACGAGGGCCGCCAGGGCATGACTGTCTACTATCTCACCAAG